One Actinoplanes missouriensis 431 DNA segment encodes these proteins:
- the glxA gene encoding radical copper oxidase GlxA, which yields MTPRTRPTAARRLLTALTTILCLAVVAVVNRPIVVLATDRYHEFAINRLTYKQTHGHWSLLPVPAGFKINAIHAALLKTGKVLIIAGSGNNRERFEAGTFRTILWDPRTDRFTDVPTPTDIFCAGHTFLPDGKLLVAGGTKSYEVLATDITHAAGVMKIKNESPDFGARAFPKGTRFESADGRIYLTRADVSVPAATKMWHGTQTMVHAGEVEVWVDALEPGDAPIVKEPAQYKIQGLKGDDTHNLYGVADKISRDKQEYGGDKTSYEFDPETERYARTGDLVKNRWYPTLAPLPGGDVLAVSGLDQFGRMIPGINERYQVKKKKWVAVPQLRRTFPTYPSLFLTEDERLFFSGSNAGYGSATEGRTPGLWDVRKNKFQPVHGLRDGTMTETSASVMLPPAQDQKVMILGGGAVGDSPISTARTAIADLADPRPVFRPGPDLPHPTRYLSTVVLPDDTVFTSGGSSGYRGGPYQGRQRSDLHNAQIYDPRKNAFREAAAPAVGRNYHSEALLLPDGRVVTMGSDPIYDRSGKNPGTFEQRIEIYSPPYLFRGDRPVAPTGPSLIERGKKATFATPDAARIQSARLVRPSAVTHATDVDQRSVALGVARTPGGITVSIPSKRGLLPSGWYMLFVTDGEGTPSPARWVRVK from the coding sequence ATGACCCCCCGAACCCGGCCCACAGCCGCCCGGCGGTTGCTCACCGCCCTCACCACGATCCTGTGCCTGGCCGTCGTGGCCGTGGTGAACCGCCCGATAGTGGTCCTCGCGACCGACCGCTATCACGAGTTCGCCATCAACCGGCTGACCTACAAACAGACGCACGGCCACTGGTCGCTGCTGCCGGTGCCCGCCGGCTTCAAGATCAATGCGATCCACGCGGCGCTGCTGAAGACCGGCAAGGTGCTGATCATCGCGGGGTCCGGCAACAACCGGGAACGGTTCGAGGCCGGCACGTTCCGGACGATCCTCTGGGACCCGCGCACCGACCGGTTCACCGACGTGCCGACGCCGACCGACATCTTCTGCGCCGGGCACACGTTCCTGCCCGACGGCAAGCTGCTGGTCGCGGGCGGGACGAAGTCGTACGAGGTACTGGCCACGGACATCACGCACGCCGCCGGCGTCATGAAGATCAAGAACGAGTCGCCGGACTTCGGCGCCCGGGCCTTCCCGAAGGGCACCAGGTTCGAGTCGGCGGACGGCCGGATCTATCTGACCCGGGCCGACGTGAGCGTGCCGGCCGCCACCAAGATGTGGCACGGCACCCAGACCATGGTGCACGCCGGCGAGGTCGAGGTCTGGGTGGACGCGCTCGAACCCGGCGACGCCCCGATCGTGAAGGAGCCCGCACAGTACAAGATCCAAGGCCTGAAGGGCGACGACACCCACAACCTGTACGGCGTCGCCGACAAGATCAGCCGAGACAAGCAGGAGTACGGCGGCGACAAGACCTCGTACGAGTTCGACCCGGAGACCGAGCGCTACGCCCGTACCGGCGACCTGGTGAAGAACCGCTGGTACCCGACGCTCGCGCCGCTGCCCGGCGGTGACGTGCTCGCCGTCTCCGGCCTCGACCAGTTCGGCCGGATGATCCCCGGCATCAACGAGCGCTACCAGGTCAAGAAGAAGAAGTGGGTGGCCGTGCCGCAGCTGCGCCGGACTTTCCCCACCTATCCGTCACTCTTCCTCACCGAGGACGAGCGGCTCTTCTTCTCCGGGTCGAACGCCGGGTACGGTTCGGCCACCGAGGGGCGCACCCCCGGCCTGTGGGACGTCCGGAAGAACAAGTTCCAACCGGTGCACGGCCTGCGCGACGGCACGATGACCGAGACCAGCGCGTCCGTGATGCTGCCACCGGCACAGGACCAGAAGGTGATGATCCTGGGCGGCGGCGCGGTCGGTGACTCGCCGATCTCCACGGCCCGGACCGCGATCGCCGACCTGGCCGATCCCCGCCCGGTGTTCCGGCCCGGACCGGACCTGCCGCATCCGACGCGCTACCTGAGCACGGTGGTGCTGCCCGACGACACGGTCTTCACCAGCGGCGGGTCGTCCGGTTACCGGGGCGGGCCGTACCAGGGACGGCAGCGCAGCGATCTGCACAACGCCCAGATCTACGACCCGCGGAAGAACGCGTTCCGGGAGGCGGCGGCGCCGGCGGTCGGCCGCAACTACCACTCCGAGGCGCTGCTGCTGCCGGACGGGCGGGTCGTCACGATGGGCAGCGACCCGATCTACGACCGGTCCGGCAAGAACCCCGGCACGTTCGAGCAGCGGATCGAGATCTACAGCCCGCCGTACCTGTTCCGCGGGGACCGGCCGGTCGCCCCGACCGGACCGAGCCTGATCGAACGCGGGAAGAAGGCGACCTTCGCCACCCCGGACGCGGCGCGGATCCAGTCGGCGCGCCTGGTGCGGCCGAGCGCGGTCACCCACGCGACCGATGTGGACCAGCGGTCGGTGGCGCTCGGCGTGGCCCGCACGCCGGGCGGCATCACCGTGTCGATCCCGTCGAAGCGCGGCCTGCTGCCGTCCGGCTGGTACATGCTCTTCGTCACCGACGGCGAGGGCACGCCCTCGCCGGCCCGCTGGGTGCGGGTCAAGTAA
- a CDS encoding glycoside hydrolase family 6 protein gives MRTLPALCGLAALVVLGGCTAGDPDVAPSPTAKPTATAESSAAAEEFYVEPDAPPVGQVAAWTAAGRVEEAAAMRRIAESPSAVWFADGAPGYAEKAHALVTAAAASGRVPVLVAYYVPQRDCGGHSGGGAPDAASYRGWIAGLAGAIRDSRAIVVLEPDAVTHVLQGCVNGPAATERYALLAEAVAALKTGPGVRVYLDGGNPSWVRDVDRVAAALTEAGVGQADGFSLNVANFETTEANIEYGTRISERLGGKRFVIDTSRNGNGPAAIDGRDAEGHWCNPPGRALGPAPTTRTGQPLVDAYLWVKRPGESDGACRAGAPPAGQWWPEYALELATN, from the coding sequence ATGAGAACTCTGCCTGCCCTCTGTGGTCTCGCCGCCCTTGTCGTCCTCGGCGGTTGCACAGCCGGCGATCCGGACGTGGCGCCGTCACCCACCGCCAAGCCCACCGCGACCGCCGAGTCCTCGGCCGCGGCCGAGGAGTTCTATGTGGAGCCCGACGCGCCACCGGTCGGGCAGGTCGCGGCCTGGACCGCCGCCGGGCGGGTCGAGGAGGCCGCCGCGATGCGCCGGATCGCCGAGTCGCCGTCCGCGGTCTGGTTCGCCGACGGCGCCCCCGGTTACGCGGAGAAGGCGCACGCCCTGGTCACCGCGGCCGCCGCGAGCGGGCGCGTCCCGGTGCTCGTCGCCTACTACGTCCCGCAGCGTGACTGCGGCGGGCACTCGGGTGGCGGCGCGCCGGACGCCGCGTCCTACCGCGGCTGGATCGCCGGGCTTGCCGGGGCGATCCGGGATTCCCGGGCGATCGTGGTGCTGGAGCCGGACGCGGTCACGCACGTCCTGCAGGGCTGTGTGAACGGCCCGGCCGCCACCGAGCGGTACGCGCTGCTCGCCGAGGCGGTCGCCGCGCTGAAGACCGGGCCGGGCGTGCGGGTCTACCTGGACGGCGGCAACCCGAGCTGGGTGCGTGACGTGGACCGGGTCGCGGCGGCGCTGACCGAGGCGGGGGTGGGGCAGGCGGACGGTTTCAGCCTGAACGTGGCGAACTTCGAGACGACCGAGGCGAACATCGAGTACGGCACGCGGATCTCGGAGCGGCTCGGCGGCAAGCGGTTCGTGATCGACACCAGCCGGAACGGGAACGGCCCGGCCGCGATCGACGGGCGGGACGCCGAGGGGCACTGGTGCAATCCGCCGGGGCGGGCTCTCGGGCCGGCGCCGACGACGCGTACCGGTCAGCCGCTGGTCGACGCGTACCTGTGGGTGAAACGGCCGGGGGAGTCCGACGGCGCGTGCCGCGCGGGAGCTCCCCCGGCCGGTCAGTGGTGGCCGGAGTACGCCCTGGAGCTGGCCACCAACTGA
- a CDS encoding RNA polymerase sigma factor, which yields MKGAAIDIDEADAVARARGGDLDAYEILVARFTSPAHRAAVLLGAGADADDVVQEAFVKAYRRIKQYRGEGFKAWLLAIVANETHNLLRSRRRRAGVLMRAAAREDPLPLDVDPAETAEASERRRFLVEQLRALDTRDREVLVCRYLLDLSEAETATTLGLPRGTVKSRTARALARLRERMPLREAPGV from the coding sequence GTGAAGGGGGCGGCCATCGACATCGACGAGGCGGACGCCGTGGCGAGGGCCCGCGGCGGCGATCTGGACGCGTACGAGATCCTGGTCGCCCGCTTCACCTCGCCCGCGCATCGGGCCGCGGTGCTGCTCGGCGCGGGCGCCGACGCCGACGACGTGGTGCAGGAGGCGTTCGTGAAGGCGTACCGGCGGATCAAGCAGTACCGCGGCGAGGGGTTCAAGGCCTGGCTGCTGGCGATCGTGGCGAACGAGACGCACAACCTGCTCCGCTCCCGGCGCCGCCGGGCCGGGGTGCTGATGCGGGCCGCGGCTCGGGAGGATCCGCTGCCGCTGGACGTGGACCCGGCCGAGACGGCTGAGGCTTCGGAACGGCGGCGGTTCCTCGTCGAGCAGCTGCGGGCGCTCGACACGCGGGACCGGGAGGTGCTGGTCTGCCGCTATCTGTTGGACCTGTCGGAGGCGGAGACGGCGACGACCCTGGGGCTGCCCCGGGGGACGGTGAAGTCGCGGACCGCGCGGGCGCTGGCCCGCCTGCGGGAGCGGATGCCGCTGCGGGAGGCGCCCGGTGTCTGA
- a CDS encoding class I SAM-dependent DNA methyltransferase produces the protein MTRAEGDAAAPETTVSLDYFTGLYLAKDDPWDVATKWHNQRKYAVTLASLPREHYRSCYEPGASIGLFTRMLAPRCSKILATDSVAEAVQQARENTADLPHVTVEQAMVPADMPDETFDLVVIGDLLYYLSAADLEQFLTAVTDRLEPGGDLVSLHFRDRENGGNYDGHNVHEILAARPGLTRVVHHEDEWFLLDVLRKNP, from the coding sequence GTGACACGAGCAGAGGGCGACGCCGCAGCACCGGAGACCACGGTCTCGCTGGACTACTTCACCGGGCTCTACCTGGCGAAGGACGACCCGTGGGACGTCGCCACCAAGTGGCACAACCAGCGCAAATACGCGGTGACCCTGGCCAGCCTCCCGCGCGAGCACTACCGCAGCTGCTACGAGCCGGGCGCCTCGATCGGCCTGTTCACCCGGATGCTGGCCCCGCGCTGCTCCAAGATCCTGGCCACGGACAGTGTCGCGGAGGCCGTCCAGCAGGCCCGCGAGAACACCGCCGACCTGCCCCACGTCACGGTCGAGCAGGCCATGGTCCCCGCCGACATGCCCGACGAGACGTTCGACCTGGTGGTCATCGGCGACCTGCTCTACTACCTCTCCGCCGCCGACCTGGAACAGTTCCTCACCGCGGTGACCGACCGCTTGGAACCCGGCGGCGACCTGGTCTCCCTGCACTTCCGCGACCGCGAGAACGGCGGCAACTACGACGGCCACAACGTCCACGAGATCCTCGCCGCCCGCCCGGGCCTGACCCGGGTGGTCCACCACGAGGACGAATGGTTCCTCCTGGACGTCCTACGAAAAAACCCATAA
- a CDS encoding AbfB domain-containing protein, with amino-acid sequence MPEDENGLRVGGWVPPYSDPRTGGSPAARPALPRGSQRPALGPGQGPPPHSIRHLFILAAAAALGCAATALVALNTGGETPAPVAQQSAASQQGWPAFPLEPEETIPLLPKPSPSRSHSRAVTPVATRVSSASPPAKPGATPASPTAGPAGPTAPQPVSLTAGATAGLELVDQPGQWVRHRNFAGRVDPISAAGSDGDRADSRFVIRTGRAASNCFSFESVNFPGYYLRHRDFRIELTRAEQSELFDEDSTFCAESIRNGAALTLRSHNYPSRHIAVNGERLVIAESGAAAFRPQPPL; translated from the coding sequence ATGCCGGAAGATGAGAACGGCCTTCGCGTCGGTGGCTGGGTGCCGCCGTATTCCGATCCCCGGACCGGCGGATCGCCCGCCGCGCGGCCCGCGCTCCCCCGCGGCTCGCAACGCCCGGCGCTCGGCCCGGGACAGGGCCCGCCGCCGCATTCCATCCGTCACCTGTTCATTCTGGCGGCCGCCGCGGCATTGGGGTGCGCGGCCACCGCGCTCGTCGCGCTGAACACCGGCGGCGAGACCCCGGCACCCGTCGCGCAGCAGAGCGCGGCGTCCCAGCAGGGCTGGCCGGCCTTCCCGCTGGAACCGGAGGAGACGATCCCGCTGCTGCCCAAGCCGTCGCCGTCACGGTCCCACTCCCGGGCCGTCACACCGGTCGCGACCAGGGTCTCGTCGGCATCGCCCCCGGCGAAACCGGGCGCGACCCCGGCCTCACCCACGGCAGGCCCGGCCGGGCCCACGGCACCGCAGCCGGTCTCCCTGACCGCCGGCGCGACGGCGGGCCTGGAGCTCGTGGACCAGCCCGGCCAGTGGGTGCGGCACCGGAACTTCGCCGGGCGGGTGGACCCGATCTCGGCCGCCGGCAGCGACGGCGACCGGGCCGACTCACGGTTCGTGATTCGCACCGGCCGGGCGGCGTCGAACTGTTTCTCGTTCGAATCAGTTAACTTTCCCGGATATTATCTGCGGCACCGCGACTTCCGCATCGAGCTTACCCGGGCGGAGCAGTCGGAACTGTTCGACGAGGACAGCACTTTCTGCGCCGAGTCCATTCGGAACGGCGCCGCCCTGACGTTACGGTCACACAATTATCCGAGCCGTCATATCGCGGTGAACGGCGAGCGGCTGGTGATCGCCGAGTCGGGGGCGGCCGCGTTCCGCCCGCAGCCGCCCCTGTGA
- a CDS encoding beta-galactosidase, whose amino-acid sequence MSSSENAPRRWIRRAGEARLEFGADYNPEQWPRAIWDDDVRAMREAGVTIVSLAIFSWARLQPAEGAYDFAWLDDAMDLLHAGGIAVDLATATASPPPWLTTKHPEILPVNAEGSTVWPGARQHWRPTSPVFREHALRLVRALATRYRDHPALVAWHVNNELGCHNIYDFSDDAARAFRAWLEARYQSMDRLNEAWGTAFWSQQYSDWEQILPPRLAASHPNPTQQLDFKRFSSDALKEHLRAEKAVLREITPDVPVTTNFMVMGEQKPMNYADWAAEVDFVSNDHYVVPGPQARDELSFSANLTGMLAGGRPWFLMEHSTSAVNWQPVNVAKRPGELARDSLTHVAYGADAVCFFQWRQSRAGAEKYHSAMLPHAGTDSALFRGVAELGKRLRDLAPVAGTPRTPAPVGIVFDWESWWVAEQDSHPTDRLRYRQEALDWYTALLDQGIRADVVPAGGDLERYPMLIAPILHVVPAALAGRLTRYAENGGHLVTTYFSGIVDENDHVWLGGYPGALRDLLGIRVEEFAPLLDGDSVALDNGATGTLWTERVDVADSGVEVLARYRDGKQAAITRRPVGTGSASYVSTRLGAAGIAPVLPSLLRPAGVASELPPELRGRVELAIRGEHRFLINRTDEPIDLPGGAGVLDARSVLVM is encoded by the coding sequence ATGAGCTCATCCGAGAACGCTCCCCGGCGCTGGATCCGTCGCGCCGGGGAGGCCCGTCTGGAGTTCGGCGCCGACTACAACCCGGAGCAGTGGCCGCGTGCGATCTGGGACGACGACGTACGGGCCATGCGCGAGGCCGGCGTCACGATCGTCTCGTTGGCGATCTTCTCGTGGGCCCGGCTCCAGCCGGCCGAGGGCGCGTACGACTTCGCGTGGCTGGACGACGCGATGGACCTGCTCCACGCCGGCGGGATCGCGGTCGACCTGGCCACCGCCACCGCCTCACCACCCCCGTGGCTGACCACGAAACACCCGGAGATCCTGCCGGTGAACGCCGAGGGGAGCACGGTGTGGCCGGGCGCCCGCCAGCACTGGCGGCCCACCTCGCCGGTCTTCCGGGAGCACGCGCTACGGCTGGTCCGGGCGCTCGCCACCCGATACCGGGACCACCCCGCCCTGGTCGCCTGGCACGTGAACAACGAGCTGGGCTGTCACAACATCTACGACTTCTCCGACGATGCGGCGCGGGCGTTCCGCGCCTGGCTCGAAGCGCGTTACCAGTCGATGGACCGGCTCAACGAGGCCTGGGGCACCGCCTTCTGGTCGCAGCAGTACTCCGACTGGGAGCAGATCCTGCCGCCGCGCCTCGCCGCCTCGCACCCCAACCCCACCCAGCAGCTCGACTTCAAGCGGTTCTCCTCGGACGCGCTCAAGGAGCACCTGCGCGCCGAGAAGGCAGTCCTGCGGGAGATCACCCCGGACGTGCCGGTCACCACGAACTTCATGGTGATGGGCGAGCAGAAACCGATGAACTACGCCGACTGGGCCGCCGAGGTGGACTTCGTCTCCAACGACCACTACGTGGTCCCCGGCCCGCAGGCCCGTGACGAGCTCTCCTTCTCCGCGAACCTGACCGGCATGCTGGCCGGCGGCCGCCCGTGGTTCCTCATGGAGCACTCCACCAGCGCGGTCAACTGGCAGCCGGTCAACGTGGCGAAGCGGCCCGGCGAGCTGGCACGGGACTCGCTCACCCACGTCGCGTACGGCGCTGACGCGGTCTGCTTCTTCCAATGGCGGCAGTCGAGAGCCGGCGCGGAGAAGTACCACTCGGCGATGCTGCCGCACGCCGGCACCGACAGTGCGCTCTTCCGCGGGGTGGCCGAGCTCGGCAAGCGGCTCCGCGACCTGGCGCCGGTGGCCGGCACGCCCCGGACCCCCGCGCCGGTCGGCATCGTCTTCGACTGGGAGTCGTGGTGGGTGGCCGAGCAGGACTCGCACCCGACCGACCGGCTGCGGTACCGGCAGGAGGCGCTGGACTGGTACACGGCGCTGCTGGACCAGGGGATCCGCGCCGACGTGGTGCCGGCCGGGGGTGACCTGGAGCGGTACCCGATGCTGATCGCCCCGATCCTGCACGTGGTGCCCGCGGCGCTCGCCGGCCGCCTCACCCGCTATGCCGAGAACGGCGGTCACCTGGTGACCACCTACTTCTCCGGCATCGTGGACGAGAACGACCACGTCTGGCTGGGCGGGTACCCCGGGGCCCTGCGGGACCTGCTCGGCATCCGGGTCGAGGAGTTCGCGCCGCTGCTCGACGGCGACAGCGTGGCCCTCGACAACGGCGCCACCGGCACGCTCTGGACCGAGCGGGTCGACGTGGCCGACTCCGGCGTCGAGGTGCTCGCCCGGTACCGCGACGGCAAGCAGGCCGCGATCACCCGGCGTCCGGTGGGTACGGGTTCGGCCAGTTACGTCTCCACCCGCCTCGGCGCCGCCGGGATCGCCCCGGTCCTGCCGTCCCTGCTCCGGCCGGCCGGCGTGGCCAGCGAGCTGCCGCCCGAGCTGCGTGGCCGGGTCGAGCTGGCGATCCGTGGCGAGCACCGGTTCCTGATCAACCGCACCGACGAGCCGATCGACCTGCCCGGCGGCGCGGGTGTGCTGGACGCCCGGAGCGTCCTCGTCATGTGA
- a CDS encoding ABC transporter substrate-binding protein has translation MLITRRRAILGAALSFTLLAAGCGGDSADEPAATTVSQDDVQAALDAGGTLTVWAWEPTLKQVVADFQTTYPKVKINLVNSGTGNDAYTALQNAIQAGSGVPDVAQIEYYALPQFALGKAVTDLNTFGAASLDGTFTPGTWNAVHSGAAVYGLPMDSGPMALFYNKDVFDKHQLGVPATWEEYTTAAEKLHRADPKAYITADSGDAGFTTSMIWQAGGKPYTVNGTDVGIDFADAGTSKFTAQWQKLIDGKLLNPVAGWSDGWYAGLADGTIASLVIGAWMPANLESGVKAGNGKWRVAPMPQWESGGKATAENGGSSITIPEKAANKALAYAFLKYATVDKGAQTRVDNGAFPASTKQLNAPEFLNKEFPYFGGQKVNEVLAASAGQVVPGWSYLPFQVYANNVFNDTAGKAYLGQGTLQDGLKSWQDASVKYGQEQGFTVK, from the coding sequence ATGCTGATCACCCGTCGGCGCGCGATCCTCGGCGCCGCTCTCTCGTTCACGCTCCTGGCCGCGGGATGCGGCGGTGACTCCGCCGACGAGCCCGCCGCCACCACGGTGTCGCAGGACGACGTCCAGGCCGCGCTCGACGCCGGCGGCACGCTCACGGTCTGGGCCTGGGAGCCCACCCTCAAGCAGGTCGTCGCGGACTTCCAGACCACATACCCCAAGGTCAAGATCAACCTCGTCAATTCGGGTACGGGGAACGACGCGTACACCGCCCTGCAGAACGCCATCCAAGCGGGTTCGGGGGTGCCGGACGTCGCTCAGATCGAGTACTACGCGCTGCCGCAGTTCGCCCTCGGCAAGGCCGTCACCGATCTGAACACGTTCGGCGCCGCGTCGCTGGACGGCACGTTCACGCCGGGAACCTGGAACGCGGTGCACTCCGGGGCGGCCGTCTACGGCCTTCCGATGGACTCCGGCCCGATGGCGCTCTTCTACAACAAGGACGTCTTCGACAAGCACCAGCTGGGCGTGCCGGCGACCTGGGAGGAGTACACGACGGCGGCGGAGAAGCTGCACAGGGCCGACCCGAAGGCGTACATCACGGCGGACAGCGGCGACGCCGGGTTCACCACGAGCATGATCTGGCAGGCGGGCGGGAAGCCGTACACGGTGAACGGCACCGACGTCGGGATCGACTTCGCGGACGCGGGCACCAGCAAGTTCACCGCCCAGTGGCAGAAGCTGATCGACGGCAAGCTGCTCAACCCGGTGGCCGGCTGGAGCGACGGCTGGTACGCCGGCCTCGCCGACGGCACCATCGCCTCCCTGGTGATCGGCGCGTGGATGCCGGCCAACCTGGAGTCCGGCGTCAAGGCGGGCAACGGCAAGTGGCGGGTCGCCCCGATGCCGCAGTGGGAGAGTGGGGGCAAGGCCACCGCCGAGAACGGCGGCAGCTCCATCACCATCCCGGAGAAGGCCGCGAACAAGGCCCTGGCGTACGCGTTCCTCAAGTACGCCACGGTCGACAAGGGGGCACAGACCCGGGTCGACAACGGCGCCTTCCCGGCGAGCACGAAGCAGCTGAACGCGCCGGAGTTCCTGAACAAGGAGTTCCCGTACTTCGGCGGTCAGAAGGTCAACGAGGTTCTCGCCGCGTCCGCCGGGCAGGTCGTCCCCGGCTGGTCGTACCTGCCCTTCCAGGTCTACGCCAACAACGTCTTCAACGACACCGCCGGCAAGGCCTACCTCGGGCAGGGCACCCTGCAGGACGGGCTGAAGTCCTGGCAGGACGCTTCCGTCAAGTACGGCCAGGAACAGGGTTTCACTGTCAAATGA
- a CDS encoding carbohydrate ABC transporter permease produces the protein MRPRRSIPLTLITALALIYSLLPLVWLLISATKTQEGLFGSFGLWFSGDFAFFGNIADVFAYHDGIFGRWLLNTLLYVVAGAGGATLLAALAGYGLAKFDFAGRRAVFAVVLGGVAVPPTALAVPIFLMFAKMGLTDTPWAVIIPTLASPFGLYLMWTYSRDAVPDEILESARIDGAGEFTTFFSLAVPLLAPGLVTVLLFNTVMTWNNFFLPLIMLKDADLFPLTLGLYSWNEQGTTAGGDVVFDLVITGSLLTIVPLIVAFLLLQRYWQSGLAAGSVKQ, from the coding sequence ATGAGGCCCCGGCGGAGCATCCCGCTCACCCTGATCACCGCGCTCGCGCTGATCTACAGCCTGCTCCCGCTCGTCTGGCTGCTGATCAGCGCGACCAAGACGCAGGAGGGCCTGTTCGGCTCGTTCGGCCTCTGGTTCAGCGGCGACTTCGCGTTCTTCGGCAACATCGCGGACGTCTTCGCCTACCACGACGGCATCTTCGGGCGCTGGCTGCTCAACACGCTGCTCTACGTCGTGGCCGGCGCCGGTGGGGCCACCCTGCTGGCCGCGCTCGCCGGGTACGGCCTGGCCAAGTTCGACTTCGCCGGGCGGAGGGCGGTCTTCGCCGTCGTCCTCGGTGGGGTCGCGGTGCCGCCGACCGCCTTGGCCGTACCCATCTTCCTGATGTTCGCCAAGATGGGGCTGACCGACACGCCCTGGGCGGTGATCATCCCGACGCTGGCCTCGCCGTTCGGTCTCTACCTGATGTGGACCTACTCCCGCGACGCGGTGCCGGACGAGATCCTCGAGTCGGCGCGGATCGACGGCGCCGGCGAGTTCACGACCTTCTTCTCCCTGGCCGTGCCGCTGCTCGCCCCCGGACTCGTCACGGTCCTGCTCTTCAACACCGTGATGACCTGGAACAACTTCTTCCTCCCGCTGATCATGCTGAAGGACGCCGACCTGTTCCCGCTCACGCTCGGCCTCTACTCCTGGAACGAGCAGGGCACCACGGCCGGCGGCGATGTCGTCTTCGACCTCGTGATCACCGGATCGCTGCTCACCATCGTCCCGCTGATCGTGGCGTTCCTGCTGCTCCAGCGTTACTGGCAGTCGGGTCTCGCCGCCGGAAGCGTCAAGCAATGA
- a CDS encoding carbohydrate ABC transporter permease, giving the protein MSTRRSWIGWQFTGPFLAVFALVFLAPIGYAAYLSLFRNRLIGGTAFVGLENYTKAFSDPQFFEALSRVALFLVVQVPIMLFLALLIALALDSGRLYGAGFFRISVFLPYAVPSVVAALMWGFMYGTRIGLVGNVNDAFGITLPDPLSPDLILAAIGNIVTWEFVGYNMIILYSGLRVVDTALYEAAAIDGAGQFRIIRAIKLPALRGPLAVATIFSIIGSFQLFNEPQILDTIAPNSITTYFTPNVYAYQLSFGGQQVNYSATIALIMGVVTMIVAYLFQRRSIGAGR; this is encoded by the coding sequence GTGTCAACCCGGCGTTCGTGGATCGGCTGGCAGTTCACCGGCCCGTTCCTGGCGGTGTTCGCCCTGGTCTTCCTGGCTCCGATCGGCTACGCGGCGTACCTCAGCCTGTTCCGCAACCGGCTTATCGGCGGCACCGCCTTCGTGGGCCTGGAGAACTACACCAAGGCGTTCAGCGATCCGCAGTTCTTCGAGGCGCTGAGCCGCGTCGCGCTGTTCCTGGTCGTCCAGGTGCCGATCATGCTGTTCCTGGCGCTGCTGATCGCGCTCGCCCTGGACAGCGGCCGGCTGTACGGCGCCGGTTTCTTCCGGATCTCGGTTTTCCTGCCGTACGCGGTGCCGTCCGTCGTCGCCGCCCTGATGTGGGGCTTCATGTACGGCACCCGGATCGGCCTGGTCGGCAACGTCAACGACGCGTTCGGGATCACGCTGCCCGACCCGCTCTCGCCCGACCTGATCCTCGCCGCGATCGGCAACATCGTGACCTGGGAGTTCGTCGGTTACAACATGATCATCCTGTACTCCGGGCTGCGGGTGGTGGACACCGCGCTCTACGAGGCCGCCGCGATCGACGGCGCCGGCCAGTTCCGGATCATCCGGGCGATCAAGCTGCCGGCGCTGCGCGGGCCGCTCGCGGTCGCCACCATCTTCTCGATCATCGGCAGTTTCCAGCTTTTCAACGAGCCGCAGATCCTGGACACGATCGCGCCGAACTCGATCACCACGTACTTCACGCCGAACGTCTACGCCTACCAGTTGTCGTTCGGCGGGCAGCAGGTCAACTACTCGGCGACGATCGCGCTGATCATGGGCGTGGTGACGATGATCGTCGCGTACCTGTTCCAGCGCCGCAGCATCGGAGCGGGCCGATGA